GGGCAGGGCCGCCTGATCGCCTCGGACATACTGGAAATGGATTCGATCCCCGACGTTACCTTCATCCAGGGCGATTTCACCCAAGACGAAGTGCTGCAACAAATCCTGCAGGCGGTCGGCGATTCGCACGTCGACCTTGTGATTTCCGATATGGCCCCCAATATGAGTGGTACGCCTGCAGTGGACATGCCGCGCGCCATGTTCCTCTGTGAACTGGCCCTGGATCTTGCGACCCGTGTGCTCAAGCCCGGCGGAGATTTCCTGATCAAGATCTTCCAGGGCGAAGGCTTCGACATGTACCTCAAGGACGTGCGCAGCAAGTTCGACAAGGTGCAGATGCGCAAGCCGTCCTCCTCGCGAGACCGTTCCCGTGAACAGTACCTGCTGGGCAAGGGTTTCAAGGGCGCATGAAAGGCGTGTTGCGGGGTTGCCGATAGTTATTTCCAATCGGTCGTCCCGACTGGATCGTCCGAACTTCGTGTAGTCTAGCTTTCACAAAGGGTTACAGACGGTGCCTGCGGATGCGTGGGTAATGTAGTAAGTTAGGGCGATGAATATCATGCGAGGCACGGCTGCGTCGTGCGCCGGCCTCAGAGGGTAGCGAATTGAACGACATGGCAAAGAATCTGATCCTGTGGTTGATCATCGCCGCCGTCCTGGTGACGGTGATGAACAACTTCTCCAGC
This window of the Pseudomonas mosselii genome carries:
- the rlmE gene encoding 23S rRNA (uridine(2552)-2'-O)-methyltransferase RlmE — translated: MVQRSKSSANWLREHFNDPFVKQAQKDGYRSRASYKLLEIQEKDRLIRPGMSVIDLGAAPGGWSQVTSRLIGGQGRLIASDILEMDSIPDVTFIQGDFTQDEVLQQILQAVGDSHVDLVISDMAPNMSGTPAVDMPRAMFLCELALDLATRVLKPGGDFLIKIFQGEGFDMYLKDVRSKFDKVQMRKPSSSRDRSREQYLLGKGFKGA